CGTCCGTCGAACGGAGCGACGGGTTCCTCGCGAGCAAGGTCCACCTCGACCGCGACATCGGCCTCGAGATCGCGTTCCTGCTCGTCGCGACCGTGTTCGCGTTCACCGTCCCGTTCCTCGGCGGCATCGACGTCATCGATACCGTCGTCCTCCTCGGACTGTACGTCGCGTACATCGCGATCATCGTGCGCGGCGACGTTGAGGAGCACGAGGAACAGGTCGGCGTGCCAGCGTACCTCCAGCGGCGACCGTTCCCGGTCCGGGCGCTGACGTCCATCACGCTGTTCGCGTACTCCGGTCTGATGATCTACACCGCCGTGCATCCGTTCGCGCACGGCCTCGAAGAGGTCGGGCTCGCGTACAACATCCCCGAGTTCTTCATGATCCAGTGGGTCGCGCCGCTCGCGAGCGAGAGCCCGGAGCTGATCGTCGTCGCGTACCTCGTGAACAAGGCGCGCTCGACGGCGGGGTTCAACGCGCTCATCTCCTCGAAGCTCAACCAGTGGACGCTCCTGGTCGGCACGCTCGCGGTCGTCTACTCGATCGCGTCCGGGAGCATCGGCACGCTGCCGTTCGACGAGAAGCAGGCCGCCGAGATCTGGATCACGGCCGCCCAGAGCCTGTTCGCGATCGCGATCATCACGAACTTCGAGATCTCGGTCCGGGAGGCGGTGATGCTCCTCGTCCTGTTCGTCTCGCAGGTGGCCATGGAGTACGTCGTCATCATCACGACGACGTCCGTCGCGCGAGAGACGGAGCTGAGCATCGCCATCCTGTACGCGTACACGGTGCTCTACCTCGCCATCTCGCTCGGGCTGTTCTGGTACCGGCGCCGGGAGCTCGCCGCCATCTTCGTTCGGAGCGCGCGGACCGCCCGGTACGCGCTCGGCAACGGGACGGCACCCGCCGAGGGCGCCGACTGACGGGTCCGGGCGATACGGGACCGAAGCAGCCGACGCGGAATCGACTCATTCTTGCCGGCGAGTCCGCAACCGACTGTCGTGATCGCAATCGTCGTCAGTCGTGCGGACGAGGCGTCCGAGCACGTCGGCGAACGCCTGCTCGACCGCGTCGACTGGGAGCGGACGGTCGACGAGTCCCGCCCCGACGCCGCCGGCGGTGGCGACGTCTACGTCCACGACCCCTTCGAGCTGCGGACGTTCGACGACCTCCACCTGGAACTCGACGACGCGGCGGAGGCGTTCTCGACGACCCCCGGACTGCTGGCGTTCGCGTCCCGACACTCCGGCGACACGGGACCGCTCCTGACCGCGCACTTCACGGGGAACTTCGGGCCAGCGGAGTACGGCGGCGACGACGACGCGCTCGCGACCGCCGCCCCCGGCGCGCAGGCCGCGCTCGTCGACTCGTTCGTCGAGTACGCGCCCGAAGGGTACGAGGTCGGGATGGAGTGCACGCACCACGGCCCGAGTGCCGTCGGCTGTCCGTCGCTGTTCGTCGAACTCGGGAGCGGCGAGACCGAGTGGCGCGACCCCGACGGCGCGAGCGCGGTCGCGAAGGCGATCCTCGACCTCGCGGCGCTCGCCGAGTCGGGGAACGAGCGGTCGGACGGCGAGCGGTCGGTGATGGGCGAGCGGTCGGTGATGGGCGAGCGGTCGGGCAGCGAGCGCTCGGTGACGGGCGACCGCACCGTCGTCGGGTTCGGCGGCGGCCACTACGTGCCGCGGTTCGAGCGCGTCGTCCGGGAGACGCCGTGGACGGTCGGGCACGTCGCCGCGGACTGGGGGCTGGACGCGATGGGCGACCCCGGCGAGCACCGGGGCGTCCTCGACCGGGCGTTCGAGGCGAGCGACGCCGAGCACGCGCTCGTCGAGGGGACTCGCCCCGACCTCGAAGCAGTCGTCGAGGACCTCGGATATCGCGTGGTCAGCGAGACGTGGCTCCGCGAGGTCGCCGACCGCGACCTCGAGGCGGTCGCGGCGGTCGAGGACGAACTCGGGTCGGTCGCCGACGGCGTCCGGTTCGGCGACCGACGACGGTGGACGGCCGGCGATGCCGACGACTGGGTGACGCGCGCGCTCCCCGACGCCCTCGTCGAGACGGCGCGGTCCGTCGACGCCGACCGGACGCGCACGGTCGTCGAGACCGAGACGGTGGCGTTCCAGACGCGCAACGGCGGGTCGCAGGTCCAGGGTCGCGCGGCGTTCCCCGACGCGGACGCGTACGACGCGCTCGTCGACGCGCTCGTCGACGTGGTCGCCGAAGACTACGACGCGGTGCGTCGCGACGGCGACCGCGTGGTCGCGTCGAAGGAGGCGTTCGACCCGCGGCGCGCGCATCAAGAGGGCGTCCCGGAAGGCCCGAAGTTCGGGCGACTCGCCGGCGGCGAAGCGGTGACGGTCGACGGCGACCGCGTCCGTCCCGAGGACGTCACGACCCACCGCGAGGACGTGTTCGAAATCTAATCGATGGTCTGAAGCTCCCCATCTGGCCGGTAAGCGCCGCTTACTACGCTTGGACCGACCGCGAATTTTCCGTCATGCGGACGTCTGACAGAGAGGGGAAACGTAATTACCCTCCATAGAATAAAGAGGGTCAAGGATGGATTCGATCGTCGAAGACGCTATTGACGAGGCCGAGGGCGGGGAGGACCCCGGGCGTCGGTCGGGTGGGGACGACGCCCACTCGCCGGCGCCATCGCGCGAGTCCGGCACCATGACCGACGACCAGCTGGAGGACGTCCTGGAGGACCTCCAGACGAACATCACGGTCGTCGGGTGCGGGGGCGCGGGCGGGAACACCATCAACCGCATCCACGAGGAGGGCATCACGGGCGCGAAGCTCGTCGCCGCGAACACGGACGTCCAGCACCTCTACGAGATCGAGGCGGACACGAAGATCCTCATGGGCGAGGACAAGACCGGCGGCCGCGGCGCCGGGTCCCTGCCCCAAGTGGGCGAGGAGGCCGCGCTCGAGTCCCAGAGCGAGATCTACGACGCCATCGAGGGCTCGGACATGGTGTTCGTCACCGCCGGCCTCGGCGGCGGCACCGGGACCGGTTCCGCACCCGTGGTCGCGAAGGCCGCCCGCGAAGCGGGCGCGCTCACGATCAGCATCGTCACGACGCCGTTCACGGCCGAAGGCGAGGTTCGGCGGACGAACGCGGAAGCCGGCCTGGAGCGTCTGCGGGACGTCTCCGACACCGTCATCGTCGTCCCGAACGACCGCCTGCTGGACTCCGTCGGGAAGCTCCCCGTCAAGCAGGCGTTCAAGGTCAGCGACGAAGTCCTCATGCGCTCGGTGAAGGGCATTACGGAACTCATCACGAAGCCCGGGCTCGTTAACCTCGACTTCGCGGACGTCCGCACCGTCATGGAGCGCGGCGGCGTCGCGATGATCGGTCTCGGCGAGTCCGACTCGGACGCGAAGTCCAAGGACTCCGTCACGTCCGCACTCCGCTCTCCCTTGCTCGACGTCGACATCTCCGGCGCCTCGTCCGCGCTCGTGAACGTCACGGGCGGGAACGACATGAGCATCGAGGAGGCCGAGGGCGTCGTCGAGGAGATCTACGACCGGATCGACCCGGACGCCCGCATCATCTGGGGGACGAGCGTCGACGAGTCCCTCGAGGGCCGCATGCGGACGATGATCGTCGTCACCGGCGTCGACTCCCCGCAGATATACGGGAACGGCGACGAGGGCGACGCACAGGTGTCCTCGCAGCCGGCCGCGCAGCGCGACCAGATGCAGCAGTCCGGCAACGACATCGACTTCATCGAGTGAACTGACGCGACGCCGTCGAGCCAGCGGTCGACTGCTGACTCGTACGCGACCGTCGGCGACGGCGTTCGGACGTCCTTCCGTCTTCCATCCACCAGTCCCGACGCGCCCGGTGGCGCGTCGACGCCCGCGGGCGGTCGGCCACGGTTCGGGCGGCCGGTGCGAATGCAATAGATAGAAAAGCGAGCGCGTCGAATCGGCGCGCATGGAATTACCGACGGAGCTCTCGTCGTACGTCCGCGTGCTCAAGTTGGCGAGCACCCCGTCCTTCACCGAGTTCTCGCAGATCGCGAAGATCGCCGGTGCCGGCATCGTGCTCGTCGGCATCCTCGGGTTCATCATCGCACAGTTCATGTCGCTGCTGGTCACGTCGTTCATCACCGATCCGGCGGCGGGCGGTGCCGCGCTCGCGCTGTGGTGGTAACAGATGCCGATCTACGCTGTCAAGACCACGGCCAGCCAGGAACGAACGGTCGCGGACATGATCATGAACCGCGAGATGGAGGACATCCACGCTGCGCTTGCCCCCGACTCGCTGACGAGTTACGTGATGGTCGAGGCCGACGACTCGGGCATCCTGGAGCGCGTGCTCGAGGACATCCCGCACGCCCGGGGTACCATCCCCGGCGAGTCCGACATCAGCGAGGTCGAGCACTTCCTCTCGCCGACGCCGGACGTCGAGGGGATCGCCGAGAGCGACATCGTGGAGCTCATCGCCGGCCCGTTCAAGGGCGAGAAGGCGCAGGTTCAACGCATCGACGAGGGCAAGGACCAGGTGACGGTCGAACTGTACGAGGCGACCGTCCCGATTCCGGTCACCGTTCGTGGCGACCAGATTCGCGTGCTGGACTCCGAAGAGCGCTGACGCGCTCTTCGTGCTCCCGTTCGTTCGCGCGCTCACTCATGGGAACAGCGAGGAGCGGTGAAGCGAAGCGAATCGCTCCTCGGAAAGTCGAACGGCGAATGGTAGCGAGCCGCGAGACGCCGAAGCGCGATAGGCGGTCGCTGAGGGGTTCGCGCTCGCGTTCGGC
Above is a genomic segment from Halorubellus sp. JP-L1 containing:
- a CDS encoding transcription elongation factor Spt5; protein product: MPIYAVKTTASQERTVADMIMNREMEDIHAALAPDSLTSYVMVEADDSGILERVLEDIPHARGTIPGESDISEVEHFLSPTPDVEGIAESDIVELIAGPFKGEKAQVQRIDEGKDQVTVELYEATVPIPVTVRGDQIRVLDSEER
- a CDS encoding sodium:calcium antiporter; translated protein: MLKDRLRHPLVALALAALLTAPWVTVELVGGPDAVGLGNLSTVAVSGVAVLGASFMLAWGAETAEKDVPRAFAIAVLAVLAVAPEYAVDALYAWQAGSGGATEAACSASNLPSQTQAVKDACHDANLAIANMTGANRILIGLGWSGIALFTVYRAGSERDSSVERSDGFLASKVHLDRDIGLEIAFLLVATVFAFTVPFLGGIDVIDTVVLLGLYVAYIAIIVRGDVEEHEEQVGVPAYLQRRPFPVRALTSITLFAYSGLMIYTAVHPFAHGLEEVGLAYNIPEFFMIQWVAPLASESPELIVVAYLVNKARSTAGFNALISSKLNQWTLLVGTLAVVYSIASGSIGTLPFDEKQAAEIWITAAQSLFAIAIITNFEISVREAVMLLVLFVSQVAMEYVVIITTTSVARETELSIAILYAYTVLYLAISLGLFWYRRRELAAIFVRSARTARYALGNGTAPAEGAD
- a CDS encoding protein translocase SEC61 complex subunit gamma translates to MELPTELSSYVRVLKLASTPSFTEFSQIAKIAGAGIVLVGILGFIIAQFMSLLVTSFITDPAAGGAALALWW
- the ftsZ gene encoding cell division protein FtsZ — protein: MDSIVEDAIDEAEGGEDPGRRSGGDDAHSPAPSRESGTMTDDQLEDVLEDLQTNITVVGCGGAGGNTINRIHEEGITGAKLVAANTDVQHLYEIEADTKILMGEDKTGGRGAGSLPQVGEEAALESQSEIYDAIEGSDMVFVTAGLGGGTGTGSAPVVAKAAREAGALTISIVTTPFTAEGEVRRTNAEAGLERLRDVSDTVIVVPNDRLLDSVGKLPVKQAFKVSDEVLMRSVKGITELITKPGLVNLDFADVRTVMERGGVAMIGLGESDSDAKSKDSVTSALRSPLLDVDISGASSALVNVTGGNDMSIEEAEGVVEEIYDRIDPDARIIWGTSVDESLEGRMRTMIVVTGVDSPQIYGNGDEGDAQVSSQPAAQRDQMQQSGNDIDFIE
- a CDS encoding D-aminoacyl-tRNA deacylase, which codes for MIAIVVSRADEASEHVGERLLDRVDWERTVDESRPDAAGGGDVYVHDPFELRTFDDLHLELDDAAEAFSTTPGLLAFASRHSGDTGPLLTAHFTGNFGPAEYGGDDDALATAAPGAQAALVDSFVEYAPEGYEVGMECTHHGPSAVGCPSLFVELGSGETEWRDPDGASAVAKAILDLAALAESGNERSDGERSVMGERSVMGERSGSERSVTGDRTVVGFGGGHYVPRFERVVRETPWTVGHVAADWGLDAMGDPGEHRGVLDRAFEASDAEHALVEGTRPDLEAVVEDLGYRVVSETWLREVADRDLEAVAAVEDELGSVADGVRFGDRRRWTAGDADDWVTRALPDALVETARSVDADRTRTVVETETVAFQTRNGGSQVQGRAAFPDADAYDALVDALVDVVAEDYDAVRRDGDRVVASKEAFDPRRAHQEGVPEGPKFGRLAGGEAVTVDGDRVRPEDVTTHREDVFEI